In the Qipengyuania gelatinilytica genome, GCTCAAGAAGCTGGGTCCGGGCGAAGCGCCCAAGGGTCGCCGCGTGTTCAAGGCATCGACGTCCAGCCGCATGCGCCAGATGATGCGCGCCATCGCGGTCTATGGCACTGGCCGCAATGCCGATGCTCCGGGCTACCGCGTGGGCGGCAAGACCGGATCGGCGGAAAAGCCGGGGGGCAAGGCAGGCTATCGTAAGACCGCACTGGTTTCGACCTTTGCCGCGGCCTTCCCGATGGACCGCCCGCGCTACGTTGTGATCGCGATGCTCGACGAACCGCGCGGAACCCTTGCAAGCTCCTACCAGCGCACCGCGGCATGGAACGCGGCGCCGATCGTCGGCCGCCTGGTCCCGCGCATCGGCCCGCTGATCGGCGTGCGCCCCGACGACAAGCGAGATATCGATATTTCCGCAATCACTCCCCTGATCCCGGAGGCGCAGGATGAAGCTGAGTAAGCTCTGCGTGCAGGCCGGCATGGAATGTCCCGGTAGCGGCGATACCAATGTCACCGGCTTTGCCATCGACAATCGCAAGGTTGCGCCCGGCACCGTGTTCGGCGCCTTCCAGGGCACTCAGGTCAATGGCGAGGACTTCATTCCCGCCGCCATCGAAGCAGGCGCCGTGGCCGTCGTCGCGCGCGCAGAGGCGAAAGTCGAAGGCGCGATCCACATCGCGAGCGACACGCCGCGCAAGACGTTTGCCGACCTCGCCGCGCAGTTCTTTACGCCCGTGCCCGACCACATCGTCGCCGTCACCGGTACCAATGGGAAGACCTCCTGCGTCGAGATGACCCGCCAGATCTGGCGCATGTCGGGCGAGCGTGCAGCGAGCATCGGGACGCTCGGCGTCACAACACCTGACGAAAGCGTGTCCACCGGGCTCACCACCCCCGATATCGTCACCTTCCTGTCGAACATGAGCGGCCTTGCGCGCGAAGGCGTGACCCATGTCGCATACGAAGCCTCCAGCCACGGGCTGTCGCAATACCGCAACGAGGGCATTCCCGTTGAAGCGGCAGGCTTCACCAATTTCAGCCGCGACCACCTCGACTACCATGCTGACATGGAAGACTATTTCGCGGCCAAGATGCGCCTCTTCGACGAGGTGGTCTCGGACGATGCGACGGCGGTCGTCTGGATGGGTGCAGGGGACAGTGGGTGGAATGCCCGCGTTGTCGACCACGCACAAAAGCGCGGCCTCAAGATCATGACCGTGGGCGAGCAGGGCGAGGATATTCGCCTGACCCGCCGCGAGCCGACGCAGCTCGGCCAGTCGCTGACGGTCGAGCACGCGGGGACAGAACGCACCATCAACCTGCCCCTGATCGGTGCCTACCAGGTTTCGAATGCGCTTGTTTCGGCCGGGCTGGCTCTTGCATCGGGTATTGACGCGAGCCGCGTCTGGGATGCGGTAGCACGGCTCCAGCCGGTTCGCGGCCGTCTCGAGCGTGCGGTCATCGCGCCCAGCGGTGCGCCGGTCTACGTCGATTATGCCCACACGCCCGATGCAATCGAGGCAGCTATCGCAGCACTGCGACCCCACGTAACCGGCCGCCTCATCACCGTATTCGGGGCTGGCGGCGACCGTGACCACGGCAAGCGCGCGCCGATGGGCGAGGCTGCTGCCAAGGCCAGCGATCTCGTCATTGTCACGGACGACAACCCCCGCGGCGAAGATGCTGCGGAAATCCGTCGCCAGGTGCTTGAAGGCGCGGGCGATGCGCGCGAGGTAGCGGGCCGTCGCGAAGCAATCCATGCAGCCATTGCCGAAGCGGGCAGGGACGACATCGTCCTCGTCGCTGGCAAGGGCCATGAAACGGGTCAGATCATCGGATCGGGAGAGAACATGCGGGTGCACCCCTTCGACGACGTGGAAGTCGCACGCGAATGCGCGGCGCAAATTGCCCGAGGTGATGCATGAGCGCCGCCATACTGCGCCATCCTGCCTATCTCGAATGGCCTGCCGATCCGCGCGACCGCCTGCCGCTCACCCTTTGGGGCGCACAAAGCATTGCCGAGGCGGTCGGGGGAGCGGCCAGCGGCGATTTCCAGGTCTCCGGCGTGGAAATGGACAGCCGCGATGTCGTGAACGGTGATCTCTTCGTGGCGCTCAAGGGCGAAGCGATGGACGGCCACCGCTTCCTCGACAAGGCATTCGAAAACGGTGCGAGTGCCGCAATCGTCGATCGACCGGTCGATTACCCGCACATCCTCGTCGACGACACCACCGAGGCGCTGCGCAAGCTCGCCGCAGCATCGCGTGCCCGCACCGACGCCACGATCATCGGGGTAACGGGTTCGGTCGGCAAGACGGGCGTCAAGGAAGCGATCTTCGCGGCGCTCGAACGCGCCAGCCGCGGCGCTGCCCATCGCTCGACGCGCAGCTACAATAACCACGTCGGCGTACCGCTCAGCCTTGCGCGCATGCCGGCTCGTAGCCGTTTCGGCATTTTCGAAATGGGCATGAACCATGCCGGCGAGATCGAAGGCCTGACCACGCAGGTCCGCCCGCATGTCGCTGTCATCACGACCATCGCGCCCGCGCATATCGAAAACCTTGGCTCGATGGAGGCTATTGCCGACGCCAAGGCGGAAATTTTCGCCGGTCTAGAACCGGGCGGCACCGCCGTCATCCCGGCCGACAGCGAATATTACGAGCAGCTTCGCAACGCCGCCGAAAGGCTCGGCGCAAAGGTCGTGAGCTTCGGCCG is a window encoding:
- a CDS encoding UDP-N-acetylmuramoyl-L-alanyl-D-glutamate--2,6-diaminopimelate ligase; translation: MKLSKLCVQAGMECPGSGDTNVTGFAIDNRKVAPGTVFGAFQGTQVNGEDFIPAAIEAGAVAVVARAEAKVEGAIHIASDTPRKTFADLAAQFFTPVPDHIVAVTGTNGKTSCVEMTRQIWRMSGERAASIGTLGVTTPDESVSTGLTTPDIVTFLSNMSGLAREGVTHVAYEASSHGLSQYRNEGIPVEAAGFTNFSRDHLDYHADMEDYFAAKMRLFDEVVSDDATAVVWMGAGDSGWNARVVDHAQKRGLKIMTVGEQGEDIRLTRREPTQLGQSLTVEHAGTERTINLPLIGAYQVSNALVSAGLALASGIDASRVWDAVARLQPVRGRLERAVIAPSGAPVYVDYAHTPDAIEAAIAALRPHVTGRLITVFGAGGDRDHGKRAPMGEAAAKASDLVIVTDDNPRGEDAAEIRRQVLEGAGDAREVAGRREAIHAAIAEAGRDDIVLVAGKGHETGQIIGSGENMRVHPFDDVEVARECAAQIARGDA
- a CDS encoding UDP-N-acetylmuramoyl-tripeptide--D-alanyl-D-alanine ligase is translated as MSAAILRHPAYLEWPADPRDRLPLTLWGAQSIAEAVGGAASGDFQVSGVEMDSRDVVNGDLFVALKGEAMDGHRFLDKAFENGASAAIVDRPVDYPHILVDDTTEALRKLAAASRARTDATIIGVTGSVGKTGVKEAIFAALERASRGAAHRSTRSYNNHVGVPLSLARMPARSRFGIFEMGMNHAGEIEGLTTQVRPHVAVITTIAPAHIENLGSMEAIADAKAEIFAGLEPGGTAVIPADSEYYEQLRNAAERLGAKVVSFGRARHADMRLLDAIPSANGGSLVTCEFPEGRLCYTVAEPGDHWVTNSLAVMATVRAARGDLAAAGLALAEMGGLKGRGARHGIDVPGGKALLIDESYNANPASMRATLAQLGQTPSTRRIAVLGSMKELGDFADKFHGQLSEPLIAADVDYALLVGDEMRSLARELGKPAFNSLGKPLEWEHCNSADEAIELIEEFGIVAGDAVLVKGSNSVGLGKLVDHFT